A single Sphingobium sp. JS3065 DNA region contains:
- a CDS encoding DUF389 domain-containing protein, with translation MEVADREGRSKLRRWWNIWVVGGVDHAAVLDQISEDSGWSGRYLFLVLISASISLLGLLMPSVAVLIGAMLLSPLMMPIIGLGFGIATLDFREVRRAATALGLGSAVAMILSVVLISLSPVQTITSEIAGRTQPTLFDLLVALLSAVAGAYALIRGRGGTVVGVAIAIALMPPLVVVGFGIATWNWTIFSGALLLFITNAVTISLTAALVARVYGFGSHLSPHHTGWQLVLFFAALGLLSVPLSAALRQIAFEALAQRQVRDTVRARFPSDARLSQVEIDYARSPIRVRAVMLTPGIVARADALIADDLQARLGRPVDIHVDQLRTSQDAGATEAAQIARASDTGRQNLDGSRHQATATLGLIVGVEPTAVRLELGDRTLTAAAAVLPGLGLEGYRALEDRARRALPDWTVLLTPPDQAVLPDVRIDQGVVDGKVLDLAAWASTRRSQELTVEGGTAAQRRAIAEGIVSRGGRARVGAAAGAIRLAWIERETSMPGEGQGDAIQVTGPRP, from the coding sequence GTGGAAGTCGCTGACCGCGAAGGCAGAAGCAAGCTGCGTCGTTGGTGGAATATCTGGGTCGTGGGTGGCGTCGATCACGCGGCCGTTCTCGATCAGATAAGCGAGGACTCCGGCTGGTCGGGCCGCTATCTTTTTCTCGTCCTGATTTCCGCTTCGATTTCCCTTCTTGGTTTGTTGATGCCGTCGGTAGCGGTGCTGATCGGCGCCATGCTGCTCTCTCCCCTGATGATGCCGATCATCGGTTTGGGTTTCGGGATCGCAACGCTCGACTTCCGGGAAGTCCGGCGCGCCGCAACCGCCTTGGGCCTTGGATCGGCAGTCGCGATGATCCTTTCAGTTGTCCTGATTTCCCTCTCGCCGGTCCAGACGATCACGAGCGAAATCGCGGGCCGTACACAGCCCACTTTGTTTGATCTGCTGGTAGCCCTGCTCTCTGCCGTGGCGGGGGCCTACGCACTTATCCGGGGGCGTGGCGGCACGGTCGTAGGTGTAGCCATCGCCATCGCGCTCATGCCGCCGCTGGTCGTGGTGGGGTTCGGCATCGCCACCTGGAACTGGACCATCTTCTCAGGCGCACTGCTGCTCTTCATCACCAACGCGGTTACGATCTCGCTGACAGCCGCGCTGGTTGCGCGGGTCTATGGCTTTGGCAGTCATCTCTCGCCACATCATACCGGATGGCAGTTAGTCCTGTTTTTTGCAGCGCTTGGTCTTCTGTCTGTCCCACTGAGCGCAGCATTGAGGCAAATCGCCTTCGAAGCCCTCGCCCAGCGTCAGGTGCGCGATACCGTCCGTGCGCGCTTCCCGTCCGATGCACGCCTGAGTCAGGTCGAAATCGACTATGCGCGCTCGCCGATCCGCGTGCGCGCCGTCATGCTGACGCCGGGGATCGTTGCCCGAGCCGATGCACTGATCGCCGACGATCTCCAGGCGCGGCTGGGCCGCCCGGTGGACATCCATGTTGATCAGCTGCGCACATCCCAAGACGCGGGGGCGACAGAAGCGGCCCAGATCGCGCGGGCGAGCGATACCGGCCGCCAGAATCTCGATGGTAGCCGCCATCAGGCTACCGCCACTCTCGGCCTGATCGTGGGCGTCGAGCCAACCGCGGTGCGGCTTGAATTGGGGGATCGAACGCTGACAGCGGCCGCCGCCGTCTTGCCGGGCCTTGGTCTTGAAGGGTATCGCGCGCTCGAGGATCGTGCCCGGCGCGCGCTGCCGGATTGGACGGTGCTGCTGACGCCGCCCGATCAAGCAGTTTTGCCTGACGTGCGGATCGACCAGGGCGTCGTCGATGGCAAGGTGCTGGATCTTGCAGCATGGGCATCGACACGCAGATCGCAGGAGCTGACCGTAGAGGGAGGGACGGCCGCTCAACGCCGCGCCATAGCAGAGGGCATCGTTTCCCGAGGAGGACGTGCAAGGGTCGGGGCCGCGGCGGGAGCCATCCGGCTGGCCTGGATTGAGCGCGAGACGTCCATGCCGGGCGAGGGGCAGGGCGACGCCATCCAGGTCACCGGTCCGCGTCCCTGA
- a CDS encoding DUF983 domain-containing protein — protein sequence MPEEGFTPPCNGIERCPAARGDPRNNCATVSASVLEAVRRGAIGRCPRCGENRLFPRFLKPVAQCSACGQDWTPQQADDFPAYVSIFVTGHLLAPLIIALTKDAGLSAGVVVAIILPLAVILMVGLLQPAKGAIIAIQWWYSMHGFKRLPGDG from the coding sequence ATGCCTGAGGAAGGCTTCACGCCCCCCTGCAACGGCATCGAACGATGCCCGGCTGCGCGCGGAGACCCTCGGAATAATTGCGCGACGGTCTCCGCCTCAGTCCTTGAAGCCGTAAGACGGGGTGCGATCGGACGATGCCCCCGTTGTGGCGAAAACCGGCTGTTCCCGCGATTCCTCAAGCCCGTCGCGCAATGCAGCGCATGCGGTCAGGACTGGACGCCTCAACAGGCGGACGACTTTCCGGCCTATGTATCGATCTTTGTGACGGGCCATCTCCTGGCGCCTCTCATCATTGCGCTGACAAAGGATGCCGGGCTCTCGGCAGGTGTGGTGGTCGCCATTATCCTGCCGCTTGCCGTCATCCTGATGGTCGGTTTGCTTCAGCCTGCCAAAGGCGCCATCATCGCAATCCAATGGTGGTATTCAATGCACGGTTTCAAACGCCTGCCGGGTGATGGCTGA
- a CDS encoding phosphoenolpyruvate carboxykinase, with the protein MPNLFGRTLLANLNDDPKVQRNLGTAQLIEEAVRNGEGLIAKDGPFVVATGKHTGRSAKDKFIVRDAETESSVWWGKTNVARTPEHFANLRADFVKALEGRTRLYVADLFGGSQPEHRVQVSVITELAWHSLFVRTLLVRPTAAELDAFLPEYTIIDLPSFRADPARHGTRSETVVAVNLTEKLILIGGTAYAGEMKKSVFGILNYLLPAKGVMPMHCSANIGPKGDTAVFFGLSGTGKTTLSADASRTLIGDDEHGWSDTAVFNFEGGCYAKMIRLSAEAEPEIFATTRRFGTVLENVVIDPATREIDLDDASLAENSRGSYPIDFIPNASRDNLGPVPKNIIFLTADAYGVLPPIARLTPDQAMYHFLSGYTARVAGTEIGVTEPEATFSTCFGAPFMPRHPSVYGNLLKERIAKGGVKCWLVNTGWSGGKATMEGISRMPIKATRALLNAALDGSLNNAEFREDPNFGFEVPIAVPGVDDKLLDPRGAWADPAEYDRTARELVAKFIDNFAQFEDHVDASVRSAAPTARVDA; encoded by the coding sequence ATGCCCAACCTCTTCGGTCGTACCCTGCTGGCCAATCTCAACGATGATCCAAAAGTCCAGCGCAATCTCGGAACGGCGCAACTCATCGAGGAAGCAGTCCGGAACGGCGAGGGATTGATTGCCAAGGACGGCCCGTTCGTGGTTGCGACGGGCAAGCACACCGGCCGTTCGGCGAAGGACAAGTTCATTGTTCGGGACGCGGAAACCGAAAGCAGCGTCTGGTGGGGCAAAACCAATGTAGCGAGGACGCCTGAGCACTTCGCCAATCTGCGCGCCGATTTTGTGAAGGCGCTGGAGGGCAGGACCAGGCTTTACGTCGCGGATCTCTTCGGCGGCTCGCAGCCCGAGCACCGCGTTCAGGTGAGCGTCATCACGGAGCTCGCCTGGCACAGTCTCTTCGTGCGCACCCTGCTTGTGCGCCCTACCGCCGCAGAGCTCGACGCATTCCTCCCCGAGTACACCATCATCGACCTTCCCAGTTTCCGGGCCGATCCCGCGCGCCACGGCACGCGCAGCGAGACGGTGGTCGCCGTCAACCTGACCGAGAAGCTGATCCTCATCGGCGGGACCGCCTATGCGGGCGAGATGAAGAAATCGGTCTTTGGCATCCTCAACTACCTGCTCCCGGCCAAGGGCGTGATGCCGATGCATTGCTCGGCCAATATCGGTCCGAAGGGCGACACCGCCGTCTTCTTCGGCCTGTCGGGCACGGGCAAGACGACGCTCTCGGCTGACGCCAGCCGCACGCTGATCGGAGACGACGAGCATGGTTGGTCGGATACCGCCGTGTTCAATTTCGAAGGTGGCTGCTACGCCAAGATGATCCGTCTGTCGGCGGAGGCGGAGCCGGAGATCTTCGCGACGACACGCCGTTTTGGCACGGTGCTCGAAAATGTGGTGATTGATCCTGCCACGCGCGAGATTGACCTCGACGACGCCTCACTCGCGGAGAACAGCCGCGGCTCTTACCCCATCGACTTCATTCCCAATGCCTCGCGGGACAATCTCGGTCCGGTGCCGAAGAACATCATCTTTCTCACCGCCGATGCCTATGGCGTGCTGCCGCCAATCGCCCGCCTGACTCCGGACCAGGCGATGTATCACTTCCTGTCAGGCTATACCGCGCGCGTTGCCGGCACTGAGATCGGCGTGACCGAGCCGGAGGCGACCTTCTCGACCTGCTTTGGCGCACCGTTCATGCCCCGCCATCCTTCTGTCTACGGCAATCTGCTCAAGGAACGGATCGCCAAGGGCGGGGTCAAGTGCTGGTTGGTCAACACCGGCTGGTCGGGCGGCAAGGCGACCATGGAAGGCATCAGCCGGATGCCGATCAAGGCCACGCGCGCGCTGCTCAATGCCGCGCTGGATGGCAGCCTCAATAATGCTGAATTCCGTGAGGACCCCAATTTTGGCTTCGAGGTGCCGATCGCGGTGCCCGGCGTCGATGACAAGCTGCTCGATCCGCGTGGTGCGTGGGCTGATCCTGCCGAATATGACAGAACCGCAAGAGAGCTGGTGGCCAAGTTCATCGATAATTTCGCGCAATTTGAAGATCATGTCGACGCAAGCGTGCGGTCGGCCGCCCCCACGGCCAGGGTCGATGCCTGA
- a CDS encoding helix-turn-helix domain-containing protein yields the protein MITSQQMRAARALLGLDQRGLAALSGVSLPTIQRMEASEGQVRSVVDTLVKVINALEAAGIEIIGENAPSSGAGRGVRLKETAAGKGPRRVPSLLFDQAEEPDSDDNAR from the coding sequence TTGATCACATCGCAGCAAATGCGTGCCGCACGCGCCCTCCTGGGCCTCGACCAGCGCGGTCTTGCTGCCCTCTCAGGCGTTTCGCTTCCAACCATCCAGCGGATGGAGGCCTCCGAGGGCCAGGTGCGGAGCGTCGTCGACACGCTGGTGAAAGTCATCAACGCGCTGGAAGCAGCCGGTATCGAGATCATCGGTGAAAATGCACCGAGCAGCGGGGCAGGACGCGGCGTACGCCTCAAGGAAACGGCCGCCGGCAAGGGGCCCCGGCGCGTCCCGTCTCTTCTGTTCGACCAGGCTGAGGAGCCGGACAGTGACGACAATGCCCGGTGA
- a CDS encoding SulP family inorganic anion transporter, protein MPGDARRIAFTPKLITVLHEGYTPVDFRRDALAGLTVAIVALPLAMALAIASGASPDKGLVTAVVAGFLISLLGGSRVQIGGPTGAFVVVVFNVIAQHGLDGLVLATLMAGFILIGAGYAGLGNLVRFIPQPVITGFTAGIAVIIASSQVKDFLGLSMAQVPADFLPRWGAYFRALGSVEIGALAIGAGSLALIISLRKWAPRLPGFLIAVLAASAVVTLLHLPVETIGSRFPDLPTGLPAPALPDISLLKIQSLIPSAFTIAFLAGIEALLSAVVADGMIGSRHRSGQELVGQGVANLASALLGGLPATGAIARTATNIRAGGITPIAGMLHAVFLLLFMLFASRLMAYVPLAALAAILFMVAWGMSEHHRFIQLLRMPNGDRALLLLTFFLTVLVDLTVAIGVGVTLASLVFMMRMSRTVEIASDRQASSREDENEEIDQRVALPDGVEIFRIDGPIFFGVANELLDTLRRIGPVPQVIILRMRRVPLLDASGVATIGEIVARAAATGTQIILSGVQAQPMAMLERGALGVQSRRLIHSADLPEALRVAAAITAAPPASRMRLH, encoded by the coding sequence ATGCCCGGTGACGCACGGCGCATTGCCTTCACGCCCAAGCTGATCACGGTTCTGCACGAAGGCTATACGCCAGTGGATTTCCGCCGGGACGCCTTGGCGGGCCTGACCGTCGCTATCGTCGCATTGCCGCTTGCCATGGCGCTTGCAATTGCCAGCGGGGCCTCGCCTGACAAAGGGCTTGTGACCGCAGTCGTCGCAGGGTTCCTCATATCTCTGCTGGGCGGATCGCGCGTCCAGATCGGCGGACCGACCGGCGCTTTCGTGGTCGTCGTGTTCAACGTGATCGCGCAGCACGGGCTGGATGGACTTGTTCTTGCCACCCTGATGGCGGGGTTCATTCTGATTGGAGCGGGCTACGCTGGCCTTGGCAACCTGGTGCGCTTCATTCCGCAGCCGGTGATCACCGGGTTCACTGCGGGCATCGCGGTGATCATTGCATCGAGTCAGGTCAAGGATTTCCTTGGACTGTCCATGGCCCAAGTGCCGGCCGATTTCCTTCCCCGATGGGGCGCCTATTTCAGGGCGCTGGGCAGCGTTGAAATCGGGGCTTTGGCCATAGGCGCGGGGTCATTGGCGCTGATCATCTCCTTGCGCAAATGGGCGCCGCGCTTGCCGGGGTTCCTGATCGCCGTTCTTGCCGCATCCGCTGTCGTGACGCTGCTGCACTTGCCGGTCGAGACAATCGGATCGCGATTTCCCGACTTGCCGACGGGATTGCCCGCTCCTGCGCTGCCCGACATTTCGCTTCTCAAGATACAGTCGCTGATACCGTCCGCGTTCACCATAGCCTTTCTGGCCGGCATCGAGGCCCTCCTGTCTGCGGTCGTCGCTGATGGCATGATCGGTTCCCGGCATCGTTCCGGCCAGGAACTGGTCGGCCAAGGTGTCGCCAATCTGGCTTCGGCGTTGCTGGGCGGGTTGCCCGCGACCGGTGCGATCGCCCGCACCGCCACCAATATCAGGGCCGGCGGCATTACGCCAATTGCCGGAATGTTGCATGCGGTATTCCTGCTGCTCTTCATGCTCTTCGCGTCCCGTCTCATGGCCTATGTGCCGCTGGCCGCGCTGGCGGCGATCCTGTTCATGGTCGCATGGGGCATGAGCGAACATCACCGGTTCATCCAGCTGCTGAGGATGCCCAACGGAGATCGCGCGCTGCTGCTGCTGACCTTCTTCCTGACGGTGCTGGTCGATTTGACCGTCGCCATTGGCGTCGGCGTGACGCTGGCCTCGCTGGTCTTCATGATGCGTATGAGCCGTACCGTCGAGATAGCGAGCGACCGGCAGGCTTCCTCCCGCGAGGATGAGAACGAGGAAATCGACCAGCGTGTGGCACTGCCAGATGGCGTCGAGATATTCCGGATCGACGGACCGATCTTCTTTGGCGTGGCCAATGAGCTGCTCGATACGCTGCGTCGCATCGGTCCTGTCCCGCAGGTCATCATTCTGCGGATGCGACGGGTTCCGCTGCTCGATGCAAGCGGTGTGGCCACGATTGGCGAGATTGTCGCCCGGGCTGCGGCGACAGGCACGCAAATCATCCTTTCCGGCGTTCAGGCCCAACCCATGGCGATGCTGGAGCGCGGCGCGCTCGGGGTCCAGAGCCGGCGCCTCATCCACAGCGCGGACCTGCCCGAAGCGTTGCGCGTGGCCGCCGCAATCACAGCCGCGCCGCCGGCAAGCCGGATGCGCCTCCACTGA
- a CDS encoding alkylphosphonate utilization protein — MTDDNDDYVYDEATGEWVSAADAATRAAALDRIEVRDSVGNLLADGDSVITIKDLKVKGAGQTLRKGTVIKSIRLTGDAQEIDCRYEGIKGLVLRAEFVRKH, encoded by the coding sequence ATGACCGATGACAACGACGATTATGTCTATGATGAAGCTACGGGCGAATGGGTAAGCGCCGCTGACGCGGCCACGCGGGCCGCAGCGCTTGACCGGATCGAGGTACGGGACTCTGTCGGAAATCTGCTCGCGGATGGCGATAGCGTCATAACGATCAAGGATCTTAAGGTCAAAGGGGCGGGTCAGACCCTTCGGAAGGGGACCGTCATCAAGTCGATCCGGCTCACAGGAGATGCCCAGGAGATTGACTGCCGTTATGAGGGCATCAAGGGTCTTGTCCTTCGAGCGGAATTCGTGCGCAAGCACTGA
- a CDS encoding Na+/H+ antiporter, which yields METITIILLLLLAVIISGIVSRAVPLPLPRPLFQIALGAVIGLTADWRVTLDPEIFFLLFLPPLLFLDGWRIPREELFKDGKTVIELALGLVVFTVVGMGWFIHWMIPSIPLAVAFALAAVVSPTDPIAVSAIAQRVPIPKRMMHILEGESLLNDASGLVCLRFAIAAALTGAFTIHEAALNFLWVAFGGIAVGTGLTWMVSRAKNWVSRRLGEEGGAQILISLLIPFGAYLLAEHLHCSGILAAVAAGLTMGFVESTGELEATTRIRRNTVWDTIQFTANGVIFVLLGEQLPGILAGAADTVRQAGHHEPWWLAIYVLAINVGLAGLRFLWVWLSFRLTFFRARDWRQTPNWRLVAAMSFAGVRGAITLAGVLTLPLTMTDGTDFPARDLAIFLAMGVIIISLIAASIGLPLLLRGLAMPAEASQVAEIDAARISAAEAAIAAIERAQHNMADGRTDADLYVAVAARIMESYRARIEARQSATANGGRGRQLEGIEREMRLAALRAERAQLYRLVRRRELGSEAARRLVRELDLMEARYST from the coding sequence TTGGAAACCATCACGATCATTTTGCTCCTTCTGCTCGCGGTCATCATCAGCGGCATCGTATCGCGCGCCGTGCCGTTGCCGTTGCCTCGGCCGCTCTTCCAGATCGCGCTCGGTGCCGTGATCGGCCTCACCGCCGACTGGCGCGTGACGCTCGATCCCGAGATCTTCTTTCTGCTGTTCCTGCCGCCGCTGCTCTTCCTCGATGGTTGGCGCATCCCGCGAGAGGAACTGTTCAAGGACGGAAAGACTGTCATCGAGCTGGCGCTCGGGCTCGTTGTCTTCACCGTCGTCGGCATGGGATGGTTCATTCACTGGATGATCCCCTCGATACCGCTCGCGGTGGCCTTCGCCCTTGCCGCTGTCGTTTCGCCGACCGACCCGATCGCCGTCTCGGCGATTGCTCAACGTGTACCGATCCCCAAGCGCATGATGCACATTCTGGAGGGAGAATCGCTCCTCAACGACGCTTCCGGCCTCGTCTGTCTTCGCTTTGCCATCGCCGCGGCCCTGACCGGCGCCTTCACGATTCACGAGGCGGCGCTGAATTTCCTGTGGGTGGCATTTGGCGGAATCGCCGTCGGCACGGGCCTCACCTGGATGGTGTCGCGCGCCAAGAACTGGGTCAGCCGCAGGCTCGGCGAAGAAGGCGGCGCGCAGATCCTCATCAGCCTGCTCATTCCTTTTGGCGCCTATCTGCTCGCTGAGCACTTGCACTGCTCAGGTATCCTCGCTGCGGTCGCTGCCGGTCTCACCATGGGATTTGTCGAATCGACGGGCGAGCTGGAAGCAACGACACGGATTCGCCGCAACACGGTATGGGATACGATCCAGTTCACCGCCAACGGCGTCATCTTCGTGCTGCTTGGCGAACAGCTACCCGGGATTCTTGCCGGCGCGGCCGATACAGTCCGGCAGGCCGGCCATCACGAACCCTGGTGGCTCGCAATCTATGTGCTCGCGATCAATGTCGGTCTCGCGGGCCTGCGTTTCCTGTGGGTGTGGCTCTCCTTCCGTTTGACCTTCTTCCGGGCGCGCGATTGGCGACAAACGCCCAATTGGAGGCTCGTTGCCGCCATGTCGTTCGCAGGCGTGCGCGGTGCGATTACCTTGGCGGGCGTCCTCACGCTGCCGCTCACGATGACCGACGGGACGGATTTTCCTGCACGCGACCTGGCCATTTTCCTCGCCATGGGGGTCATCATCATTTCGTTGATCGCGGCAAGCATCGGCTTGCCGCTATTGTTGCGGGGCCTGGCGATGCCAGCCGAGGCGTCGCAGGTGGCGGAGATCGACGCAGCCCGGATCTCTGCGGCGGAGGCCGCCATCGCAGCGATCGAGCGGGCACAGCATAATATGGCGGATGGACGAACTGACGCTGATCTCTATGTCGCCGTGGCGGCCCGGATCATGGAGAGCTATCGCGCCCGGATCGAGGCGCGTCAGTCCGCAACAGCCAATGGGGGACGCGGGAGACAGCTGGAGGGAATTGAGCGCGAGATGAGACTGGCGGCGCTCAGGGCCGAGCGCGCGCAGCTATATCGCCTCGTGCGGCGGCGCGAGCTGGGGAGCGAGGCTGCGCGCCGGCTGGTGCGGGAACTGGATCTTATGGAAGCCCGCTACTCAACATAG
- a CDS encoding Rrf2 family transcriptional regulator, whose protein sequence is MKLTLFTDYSIRVLLFVSARPDRLCSIAEIARAYSISQNHLMKVVNDLSRAGYLESVRGRGGGIRLGKPPGEINMGALVRHTEEGFDLVDCASCAIAPLCGMTAVLKEAVSAFLLVLDSYSLADLMTKRRLGDGWLPAASSSLPDPLAETQAVPRPLP, encoded by the coding sequence ATGAAGCTGACCTTGTTCACCGACTATTCCATCCGGGTGCTGCTCTTTGTTTCCGCGCGGCCCGACCGCCTGTGTTCCATCGCTGAGATCGCTCGTGCCTACAGCATTTCGCAGAACCATCTCATGAAGGTCGTCAATGACCTTTCAAGGGCGGGATATCTCGAAAGCGTCCGCGGCCGGGGCGGAGGTATTCGTCTGGGCAAGCCGCCCGGCGAGATCAACATGGGTGCGCTGGTCCGTCACACCGAAGAAGGATTTGATCTGGTCGATTGCGCTAGCTGCGCCATTGCACCTCTTTGCGGGATGACAGCTGTGCTCAAGGAAGCGGTGTCCGCCTTCCTCTTGGTGCTGGACAGCTATTCTCTCGCCGATCTCATGACGAAACGCCGGTTGGGGGACGGCTGGCTGCCAGCCGCATCATCCTCCCTGCCGGACCCTCTGGCCGAGACGCAAGCTGTCCCCCGGCCATTGCCCTGA
- a CDS encoding group III truncated hemoglobin, which yields MEDVSGIDEAELSRLVGAFYNRVRTDPELGPIFNEAINDWPHHLEKLTDFWSSVMLGTGRYKGRPVPAHLKHKDAITTEMFERWLALWQQTTNELLPAGAAAALQSRAARIAESLQLAMFFRLPTEQGANRSALRG from the coding sequence GTGGAAGACGTCTCCGGGATCGACGAAGCAGAGCTCTCCCGACTTGTGGGCGCTTTCTACAATCGCGTGCGAACGGACCCTGAGCTGGGGCCCATCTTCAACGAAGCGATCAACGATTGGCCACACCACCTTGAAAAATTGACGGATTTCTGGTCGTCGGTGATGTTGGGCACCGGACGTTACAAGGGACGTCCCGTTCCTGCTCATTTGAAACACAAAGATGCCATCACGACGGAGATGTTCGAGCGTTGGCTTGCGCTCTGGCAGCAGACGACGAACGAGTTGTTGCCGGCGGGGGCGGCCGCGGCCCTCCAGTCCCGGGCGGCGCGAATAGCCGAGAGTCTGCAGCTTGCAATGTTCTTCCGACTGCCAACAGAACAAGGTGCAAACCGGAGCGCATTGCGTGGTTGA
- a CDS encoding DUF1971 domain-containing protein has product MVEPIPYRSTPIFDQDTLPKALRVRHDTKEGVWGLIRVLEGRVRLICLDPPSEAILTPDNPGLVLPRQPHFVQPIGPMKMQVDFYDQAPFPDRPPDPKSAA; this is encoded by the coding sequence GTGGTTGAGCCGATCCCTTATCGGTCCACGCCCATATTCGACCAGGATACGCTGCCCAAGGCATTGCGCGTGCGCCATGACACGAAGGAAGGCGTCTGGGGGCTGATCCGTGTTCTTGAGGGGCGCGTCCGGCTCATCTGCCTCGATCCGCCCTCAGAAGCAATTTTAACGCCTGATAATCCTGGCCTGGTGCTTCCCCGGCAGCCCCATTTTGTCCAGCCAATCGGCCCCATGAAAATGCAAGTCGATTTCTACGATCAGGCGCCTTTTCCTGATCGACCGCCCGACCCCAAATCCGCAGCATAG
- the hmpA gene encoding NO-inducible flavohemoprotein produces MSQPLNEQTIALVKATVPALEAHGLDIVHEMYARMFQNPDIRDLFNQSHHGDAGSQPRALTGAILAYASNIDNLGALAPAVERIAQKHVGLQIKPDHYPHVAEALLGAIKAVLGDAATDEILGAWGEAYWFLANILIARENRIYAEQKDTAGGWNGWRDFHVEEVVRESSVIHSFVLRPVDGGPVMAHRPGQYLTFWLEISGQAPLKRNYSISAAPNGRTYRISVKREPHGLASGWLHEEAAAGTVLKVAAPAGEFFLADPVTRPVVLLSGGVGLTPMVAMLEALIEGGSEFPIHYVHGTHDHKTHAMRDHVRALAARGKSVKVTDFHQNPLPGEVEGRDYDVAGIITDDWLIGNTPVDDADYYICGPRPFLRHAVSTLSLAGVPATRIHYEFFGPADELLAA; encoded by the coding sequence ATGTCACAACCCTTGAACGAGCAGACGATCGCGCTCGTCAAAGCTACCGTTCCCGCGCTGGAGGCCCATGGGCTTGATATTGTACATGAAATGTATGCGCGCATGTTCCAGAATCCCGATATCCGTGATCTTTTCAATCAGTCGCATCACGGCGATGCGGGTTCGCAGCCTCGTGCCTTGACCGGCGCCATTCTGGCCTATGCCAGCAACATCGATAATCTGGGCGCGCTTGCTCCGGCTGTCGAACGGATTGCGCAAAAGCATGTCGGCCTGCAGATCAAGCCGGATCATTATCCTCATGTTGCAGAGGCGCTGCTGGGGGCGATCAAGGCTGTGCTGGGCGACGCGGCGACAGACGAGATTTTGGGCGCCTGGGGAGAAGCCTATTGGTTCCTCGCCAATATCCTGATCGCACGGGAAAATCGTATCTACGCCGAGCAGAAGGACACGGCCGGGGGCTGGAATGGGTGGCGCGATTTTCATGTTGAAGAAGTCGTGCGCGAGAGCAGCGTCATCCATTCGTTCGTGCTGCGCCCGGTGGACGGTGGTCCGGTCATGGCGCACAGGCCCGGCCAATATCTCACTTTCTGGCTGGAGATTTCCGGTCAGGCGCCGCTCAAGCGCAATTATTCAATCTCTGCGGCGCCCAACGGGCGGACCTATCGCATTTCCGTCAAGCGCGAACCTCACGGGCTTGCATCCGGCTGGCTCCACGAGGAAGCCGCGGCTGGGACAGTTCTCAAGGTGGCTGCTCCCGCCGGCGAATTCTTTCTGGCCGATCCTGTCACGCGGCCGGTGGTCCTGCTTTCGGGCGGTGTGGGTTTGACCCCGATGGTGGCCATGCTCGAGGCGCTCATCGAAGGTGGGTCTGAGTTCCCCATCCATTATGTCCACGGCACGCATGACCACAAGACGCATGCGATGCGCGACCATGTCCGCGCGCTTGCTGCCAGGGGAAAATCGGTCAAGGTGACAGATTTCCATCAGAATCCGCTTCCGGGCGAGGTTGAAGGTCGCGACTATGACGTGGCAGGGATCATCACGGACGACTGGCTGATCGGCAACACGCCGGTTGACGATGCGGATTATTATATTTGCGGGCCGCGCCCCTTCTTGCGCCATGCTGTTTCCACTCTGTCGCTCGCGGGCGTCCCGGCAACGCGCATCCACTATGAATTTTTTGGTCCCGCAGACGAGTTGCTTGCAGCCTGA